From a region of the Actinomadura luzonensis genome:
- a CDS encoding ABC transporter ATP-binding protein produces the protein MGGQVLRLQDVAVRRDGAALLRGIDWTVGEDERWVVIGANGAGKTTLLQVAATLLYPSEGVIEVLGERLGQADVFELRPRIGLASAALAERIPPEEKVIDLVLTASYGVMGRWTEEYDSNDVTRAVELIDMMGAAHLIRRRFGTLSEGERKRVQIARALMPDPELLLLDEPAAGLDLGGREDLVRRLSALAGDYRSPTLVLVTHHVEEVPIGFTHGLLLRHGSVVAQGPLEHVMTADNLSQTFGVPLTLERSPEGRWYARAY, from the coding sequence ATGGGTGGTCAGGTGCTGCGGCTCCAGGACGTCGCCGTCAGGCGGGACGGAGCGGCCCTGCTGCGCGGCATCGACTGGACGGTCGGCGAGGACGAGCGGTGGGTCGTCATCGGCGCCAACGGTGCGGGCAAGACCACGTTGCTGCAGGTCGCGGCCACGTTGTTGTATCCGAGCGAGGGCGTGATCGAGGTGCTGGGCGAGCGGCTGGGGCAGGCCGACGTCTTCGAGCTGCGGCCCCGCATCGGCCTGGCGAGCGCGGCGCTGGCCGAGCGCATCCCGCCGGAGGAGAAGGTCATCGACCTCGTCCTGACGGCGTCGTACGGGGTGATGGGCCGCTGGACGGAGGAGTACGACTCCAACGACGTGACCCGGGCCGTCGAGCTGATCGACATGATGGGCGCGGCTCACCTGATCAGGCGCAGGTTCGGCACGCTGTCGGAGGGCGAGCGCAAGCGGGTGCAGATCGCCCGCGCCCTCATGCCCGACCCCGAGCTGCTGCTGCTCGACGAGCCGGCCGCCGGGCTCGACCTGGGCGGGCGCGAGGACCTGGTGCGGCGGCTGTCGGCGCTGGCTGGCGACTACCGCTCGCCGACGCTGGTGCTGGTGACGCACCACGTGGAGGAGGTGCCGATCGGGTTCACCCACGGGCTGCTGCTGCGGCACGGCTCGGTGGTGGCGCAGGGGCCGCTGGAGCACGTGATGACGGCCGACAACCTGTCGCAGACGTTCGGGGTGCCGCTGACATTGGAGCGCAGCCCGGAGGGCCGGTGGTATGCCCGGGCGTACTAG
- a CDS encoding SPFH domain-containing protein, which produces MTVEQLVVVLVVVLAVIFGVVRTVRIIPQATAAIVERLGRYHRTLRPGLNLVVPFIDRIKDMIDLREQVVSFPPQPVITSDNLVVSIDTVIYFQVTNPKAATYEIANFLTGVEQLTVTTLRNVVGGMDLERTLTSREDINTALRGVLDEATGKWGIRVNRVELKAIDPPASIQDSMEKQMRADRDKRAAVLAAEGQRQAAILQAEGEKQASVLRARGEAEAAVLRAQAEAEAQAMRAKGQADAIGMVFRAIHDGKPDQQLLAYQYLQTLPEIAKGEANKIWIVPSEMGKVLESLGGLFTPPKSPDT; this is translated from the coding sequence ATGACCGTCGAGCAGCTCGTCGTGGTCCTCGTCGTGGTCCTCGCGGTGATCTTCGGGGTGGTCCGCACCGTCCGCATCATCCCCCAGGCCACGGCGGCCATCGTCGAGCGGCTCGGGCGCTACCACCGGACGCTGCGGCCCGGCCTCAACCTGGTCGTGCCCTTCATCGACCGCATCAAGGACATGATCGACCTGCGCGAGCAGGTGGTGTCGTTCCCGCCGCAGCCGGTCATCACCTCCGACAACCTGGTGGTCTCCATCGACACCGTGATCTACTTCCAGGTCACGAACCCGAAGGCGGCCACGTACGAGATCGCGAACTTCCTCACCGGCGTCGAGCAGCTCACGGTCACCACGCTCCGCAACGTGGTCGGCGGCATGGACCTGGAACGCACGCTGACCTCCCGCGAGGACATCAACACCGCCCTTCGCGGCGTCCTCGACGAGGCCACCGGCAAATGGGGCATCCGGGTCAACCGGGTGGAGCTGAAGGCCATCGACCCGCCCGCCTCCATCCAGGACTCGATGGAGAAACAGATGCGCGCCGACCGCGACAAGCGGGCCGCGGTGCTGGCCGCCGAGGGTCAGCGGCAGGCGGCGATCCTCCAGGCCGAGGGCGAGAAGCAGGCGTCGGTGCTGCGGGCCCGCGGCGAGGCCGAGGCGGCCGTGCTGCGCGCGCAGGCCGAGGCCGAGGCCCAGGCCATGCGCGCCAAGGGCCAGGCGGACGCGATCGGCATGGTGTTCCGGGCCATCCACGACGGCAAGCCGGACCAGCAGCTCCTCGCTTACCAGTACCTCCAGACCCTGCCTGAGATCGCCAAAGGCGAGGCCAATAAAATCTGGATCGTCCCATCGGAGATGGGAAAAGTCCTGGAGAGCCTTGGCGGCCTGTTCACACCCCCCAAGAGCCCAGACACGTAA
- a CDS encoding sulfite exporter TauE/SafE family protein: MTGWELVAVCAAGVVAGAINAVVGSGSLITFPTLVAMGVDPVTANVSNTIGLVPGSFTGAYGYRAELSGQRERLLRLGLASALGALIGGVLLLFLDPDVFQIVVVVLIALACVLVVVQPRLNRWLADRREHASPHGGLALWLGVLAAGVYGGYFGAAQGVLLIGLLGSFLDEHLQRVNAAKNVLALIVNGVAAVLFVLVADVDWQAVAGVALGAIAGGFLGARMGRRIPAPVLRGVIVTVGVAAIIVLVYG; this comes from the coding sequence GTGACGGGGTGGGAACTGGTCGCGGTCTGCGCGGCCGGCGTGGTGGCCGGAGCCATCAACGCGGTCGTCGGGTCGGGCTCGCTGATCACGTTCCCGACGCTGGTGGCGATGGGCGTCGACCCCGTGACCGCCAACGTCTCCAACACGATCGGCCTGGTGCCCGGCTCCTTCACCGGCGCCTACGGCTACCGCGCCGAGCTGAGCGGCCAGCGCGAGCGGCTGCTGCGCCTGGGCCTCGCCTCGGCGCTCGGCGCGCTGATCGGCGGCGTCCTGCTGCTGTTCCTCGACCCTGACGTGTTCCAGATCGTGGTGGTCGTGCTCATCGCCCTCGCCTGCGTGCTGGTCGTGGTGCAGCCGCGGCTCAACCGGTGGCTGGCCGACCGGCGCGAGCACGCGAGCCCGCACGGCGGCCTCGCGCTGTGGCTGGGCGTGCTGGCCGCCGGTGTCTACGGCGGCTACTTCGGCGCGGCCCAGGGCGTGCTGCTGATCGGCCTGCTCGGCAGCTTCCTCGACGAGCACCTGCAACGCGTCAACGCGGCCAAGAACGTGCTCGCGCTGATCGTCAACGGCGTGGCGGCCGTGCTGTTCGTCCTCGTCGCCGACGTGGACTGGCAGGCCGTGGCCGGCGTGGCCCTGGGCGCGATCGCGGGCGGCTTCCTGGGGGCCCGGATGGGCCGGCGGATCCCGGCCCCGGTGCTGCGCGGCGTCATCGTGACCGTGGGAGTCGCGGCGATTATCGTACTGGTGTACGGATAG
- a CDS encoding NAD(P)H-binding protein, with the protein MSKILVTGATGNVGRQLVSQLGEGGLDVRALARDPGRAALPVETVRGDLTAPETLEPALRDVESVFLLWPAFTADGADQVVTAIAKHARRVVLLSATGADAPESHYHELERLVRHSGLGWTFLRPAGFAVNTLLWADQVRRGVVRWPFGRAARSLIHERDIAAVAAHVLTSAGHNGAAYVLTGPDRLTQAEQVRVIGEAIGREVRWEEQPPEEAREQLTAVWGAPAFVESALRTWESFVSAPEVVTDTVRRLLGRPALTFRQWAEDHAADFS; encoded by the coding sequence ATGAGCAAGATTCTGGTGACCGGCGCGACCGGGAATGTCGGCAGGCAGTTGGTCTCCCAGCTCGGCGAGGGCGGGCTGGACGTGCGGGCGCTCGCCCGTGACCCCGGGCGGGCGGCACTGCCGGTGGAGACCGTGCGGGGCGACCTGACCGCGCCCGAGACCCTCGAACCGGCGCTGCGGGACGTCGAGAGCGTCTTCCTGCTCTGGCCCGCCTTCACCGCGGACGGCGCCGACCAGGTGGTCACCGCCATCGCCAAGCACGCCCGGCGCGTGGTGCTCCTGTCGGCCACCGGGGCCGACGCCCCGGAGAGCCACTACCACGAGCTGGAGCGGCTGGTCCGGCACTCGGGCCTCGGCTGGACGTTCCTGCGGCCCGCCGGCTTCGCCGTCAACACCCTCCTCTGGGCGGACCAGGTGCGGCGGGGCGTGGTGCGCTGGCCGTTCGGGCGGGCGGCGCGCTCGCTGATCCACGAGAGGGACATCGCGGCGGTGGCGGCGCACGTGCTGACCTCGGCGGGGCACAACGGGGCGGCATACGTGCTGACCGGCCCGGACCGGCTGACGCAGGCCGAGCAGGTGCGGGTGATCGGCGAGGCGATCGGGCGCGAGGTGCGCTGGGAGGAGCAGCCGCCGGAGGAGGCCCGCGAGCAGCTCACGGCGGTGTGGGGCGCGCCCGCGTTCGTGGAGAGCGCGCTGCGCACCTGGGAGAGCTTCGTGAGCGCCCCCGAGGTCGTCACCGACACCGTGCGGCGGCTGCTCGGCCGGCCCGCGCTGACCTTCCGGCAGTGGGCCGAGGACCACGCGGCGGACTTCAGCTAG
- a CDS encoding Rieske 2Fe-2S domain-containing protein encodes MKGFAGPVALADRLEKSKAMDAPIRGLAKTVRERVKPGWLRDLLHGVPIGEPLHPPLASVTLGCWVSAAVLDAAGADPRAARLLLATGIAGSLPTAAAGLTDWSSLHREQQRVGFVHMAGNLTALGLFSASLLVRLRGRERTGRMLSFAGLGVGMLGAYLGGHLAYRQAAGANHAPQVTHLVPLGWHDLCPIKDLPDGRPVARRLGYIQLFVLRQGEAVTVLADLCPHLAGPLHQGRLVMENGEACVVCPWHGSTFRLNDGSVRHGPATAPAPTFETRVRRDGTIQVRPLT; translated from the coding sequence TTGAAGGGATTCGCCGGTCCGGTCGCTCTGGCCGATCGGCTGGAGAAGTCGAAGGCCATGGACGCGCCGATCAGGGGGCTGGCCAAGACCGTCCGCGAGCGGGTGAAGCCCGGCTGGCTGCGCGACCTGTTGCACGGCGTGCCGATCGGCGAGCCGCTGCACCCGCCGCTGGCCTCGGTCACGCTGGGCTGCTGGGTGTCCGCCGCCGTGCTGGACGCGGCCGGCGCCGACCCGCGCGCGGCCCGGCTGCTGCTGGCCACCGGCATCGCCGGCTCGCTGCCCACGGCGGCGGCCGGGCTGACCGACTGGTCGTCGCTGCACCGCGAGCAGCAGCGGGTGGGTTTCGTCCACATGGCCGGCAATCTGACCGCCCTGGGGCTGTTCTCCGCCTCGCTGCTGGTCCGCCTGCGCGGACGCGAGCGGACCGGCCGCATGCTCTCCTTCGCCGGGCTCGGCGTCGGCATGCTGGGGGCGTACCTGGGCGGCCACCTGGCCTACCGCCAGGCCGCGGGCGCCAACCACGCGCCGCAGGTCACCCACCTGGTGCCGCTGGGCTGGCACGACCTGTGCCCGATCAAGGACCTGCCGGACGGCCGGCCCGTCGCCCGGCGGCTCGGCTACATCCAGCTCTTCGTGCTGCGGCAGGGCGAGGCCGTCACCGTGCTCGCCGACCTCTGCCCGCACCTCGCGGGCCCGCTGCACCAGGGCCGGCTGGTCATGGAGAACGGCGAGGCGTGCGTGGTGTGCCCGTGGCACGGCAGCACGTTCCGGCTGAACGACGGCTCGGTGCGGCACGGGCCGGCGACCGCGCCCGCGCCCACGTTCGAGACGCGCGTCAGGCGTGACGGCACGATCCAGGTGCGACCGTTGACCTGA
- a CDS encoding HD domain-containing protein: MLRVTIAPEEDRLNAQIAFAIEIDKLKRIIRRNHLIDGSRRENTAEHSWYVGTLAMVLGEHAPPGTDLQRVAAMLLVHDLVEIDAGDTFIYDPVEVAAQAGAERAAADRIFGLLPAEQGMELRALWDEFEERKTPEAKFAKALDRFAPILANHHTEGGTWPLFKVRAAQVREKVRIIEEGSPTLGRYALELVELSVARGHLAE; encoded by the coding sequence GTGCTGCGCGTGACTATCGCGCCAGAAGAGGACCGCCTGAACGCCCAGATCGCCTTCGCCATCGAGATCGACAAGTTGAAGCGGATCATCCGCCGCAACCATCTCATCGACGGCTCGCGCCGGGAGAACACCGCCGAGCACTCCTGGTACGTGGGCACGTTGGCGATGGTCCTCGGCGAGCATGCCCCGCCGGGGACCGACCTCCAGCGGGTGGCGGCCATGCTGCTGGTGCACGACCTGGTGGAGATCGACGCCGGTGACACGTTCATCTACGACCCGGTCGAGGTCGCCGCGCAGGCCGGCGCCGAGCGGGCCGCCGCCGACCGCATCTTCGGCCTGCTGCCCGCCGAGCAGGGCATGGAGCTGCGGGCGCTCTGGGACGAGTTCGAGGAGCGCAAGACGCCGGAGGCGAAGTTCGCCAAGGCGCTCGACCGCTTCGCCCCGATCCTGGCCAACCATCACACCGAGGGCGGCACCTGGCCGCTGTTCAAGGTGCGGGCCGCGCAGGTGCGCGAGAAGGTGCGCATCATCGAGGAGGGCTCGCCCACGCTCGGCAGGTACGCCCTGGAACTGGTCGAACTCTCGGTGGCCAGGGGACACCTCGCCGAGTGA
- a CDS encoding molybdopterin-dependent oxidoreductase codes for MTSTVHRTCPLCEAVCGLTLTLDEGGHVTSVRGDKDDPFSKGFICPKGASLGRLDEDPDRLRKPIIREGELWREAGWDEAFAAVKAGLDRVADRSSVAVYLGNPNAHTMAGALYAGPLIKALGTRNVFTAATADQMPKHVASGLMFGHPLAIPVPDLDRTDHLLMLGANPLESNGSLCTAPDFPGRLKALRGRGGRLVVVDPRRTRTAALADEHVFVRPGTDAYLLFGMVHTLLAEDLARPAQALNGLEELREAAKHFPPEAVARRTGVPAEVIRRLARELAAARTAAVYARMGTCTAEFGTLAQWLVDVLNVLTGNLDRPGGAMFPKPATEFAARRRPYALGRWKSRVRGLPEANGELPVATLADEIETPGEGQVRFLLTIAGNPVLSAPHGARLDAAFERLDFMVSVDPYLNETTRHANVILPPPRVLQSGHYDFALLGFAVRNYARYSPPLLPLDGQPSEAQILARLAMIASGLEGDLDAFVIDETLRKATETPGSGVEGRDVAELRAALEGETGGERRLDLMLRLGPYGEWAGKGDLSLRKLLDHPHGLDLGPLEPRLGEVLRTPSGRIELAPPRLLDDVERLRAKLEEEPPEMVLIGRRHLRSNNSWLHNVGPLVGGSNACTLQINPADVARLGLAGEAEVRSAKGRLTVALEPTDTIMPGVVSLPHGWGHAGSAQRVAAEHAGVSVNDLTDDDAVDAPSGNAVFNGVPVTISPTGVISAH; via the coding sequence ATGACGTCGACCGTCCACCGGACTTGTCCCCTGTGCGAGGCCGTCTGCGGCCTGACGCTCACCCTCGACGAGGGCGGGCACGTGACCAGCGTCCGCGGCGACAAGGACGATCCGTTCAGCAAGGGCTTCATCTGCCCCAAGGGGGCCAGTCTGGGCCGCCTCGACGAGGACCCCGACCGGCTGCGCAAGCCCATCATCCGCGAGGGCGAGCTGTGGCGCGAGGCCGGCTGGGACGAGGCGTTCGCGGCCGTCAAGGCGGGCCTCGACCGCGTGGCCGACCGCAGCTCCGTCGCCGTCTACCTGGGCAACCCGAACGCGCACACCATGGCGGGCGCGCTGTACGCCGGTCCGCTGATCAAGGCGCTCGGCACCCGCAACGTCTTCACCGCCGCCACCGCCGACCAGATGCCGAAGCACGTGGCGAGCGGCCTGATGTTCGGCCACCCGCTGGCCATCCCGGTCCCCGACCTCGACCGCACCGATCACCTGCTGATGCTTGGGGCCAACCCGCTGGAGTCCAACGGCTCGTTGTGCACCGCGCCCGACTTCCCCGGGCGGCTCAAGGCGCTGCGCGGGCGCGGCGGGCGGCTGGTCGTGGTGGACCCGCGCCGCACGCGCACCGCCGCGCTGGCCGACGAGCACGTCTTCGTCCGGCCGGGAACGGACGCGTACCTGCTGTTCGGCATGGTCCACACTCTGCTCGCCGAGGACCTGGCGCGGCCGGCGCAGGCGCTCAACGGCCTGGAGGAGCTGCGGGAGGCGGCCAAGCACTTCCCGCCGGAGGCGGTGGCGCGGCGCACCGGCGTGCCCGCCGAGGTGATCAGGCGGCTGGCGCGGGAGCTGGCCGCGGCGCGCACGGCCGCCGTGTACGCCAGGATGGGCACCTGCACGGCCGAGTTCGGCACGCTGGCCCAATGGCTGGTGGACGTGCTCAACGTGCTCACCGGCAACCTCGACCGGCCGGGCGGGGCGATGTTCCCCAAGCCCGCCACGGAGTTCGCGGCGCGGCGGCGGCCGTACGCGCTGGGCCGGTGGAAGAGCCGGGTGCGCGGCCTGCCGGAGGCCAACGGCGAGCTGCCGGTGGCCACGCTCGCCGACGAGATCGAGACGCCCGGCGAGGGCCAGGTGCGCTTCCTGCTCACGATCGCGGGCAACCCGGTGCTGTCGGCGCCCCACGGGGCCCGGCTGGACGCGGCCTTCGAACGCCTCGACTTCATGGTGAGCGTGGACCCGTACCTGAACGAGACCACCCGGCACGCGAACGTCATCCTGCCGCCGCCGCGCGTGCTGCAGTCCGGCCACTACGACTTCGCGCTGCTCGGCTTCGCGGTGCGCAACTACGCCCGCTACTCGCCCCCGCTGCTGCCGCTGGACGGGCAGCCCTCGGAGGCCCAGATCCTGGCCAGGCTGGCCATGATCGCCAGCGGCCTGGAGGGCGACCTGGACGCGTTCGTCATCGACGAGACGCTGCGCAAGGCCACCGAGACGCCCGGCTCCGGCGTCGAGGGCCGGGACGTGGCCGAGCTGCGCGCCGCGCTGGAGGGCGAGACCGGCGGCGAGCGGCGGCTCGACCTGATGCTGCGGCTCGGCCCGTACGGCGAGTGGGCCGGCAAGGGCGACCTGTCGCTGCGCAAGCTGCTCGACCATCCGCACGGCCTCGACCTCGGCCCGCTGGAGCCGCGGCTCGGCGAGGTGCTGAGGACCCCCTCGGGGCGGATCGAGCTGGCCCCGCCGCGGCTGCTCGACGACGTCGAGCGGCTGCGCGCGAAGCTGGAGGAGGAGCCGCCGGAGATGGTCCTCATCGGCCGCCGGCACCTGCGCTCCAACAACAGCTGGCTGCACAACGTCGGCCCGCTGGTCGGCGGCAGCAACGCCTGCACGCTGCAGATCAACCCGGCCGACGTGGCCCGGCTGGGCCTGGCCGGCGAGGCGGAGGTGCGCTCGGCGAAGGGGCGGCTCACGGTGGCGCTGGAGCCCACGGACACGATCATGCCGGGCGTGGTCAGCCTGCCCCACGGGTGGGGTCACGCGGGCAGCGCGCAGCGCGTCGCGGCCGAGCACGCGGGCGTCAGCGTGAACGATCTCACCGACGACGACGCCGTCGATGCGCCCAGCGGCAACGCGGTGTTCAACGGAGTTCCGGTCACGATTTCACCAACCGGGGTGATCAGCGCACATTAG